A DNA window from uncultured Methanoregula sp. contains the following coding sequences:
- a CDS encoding ribonuclease H-like domain-containing protein, with protein sequence MVHSPLDSESFRKGITKDISLVHGIGPSVRRRLNERGFYQISDLLEHPKFRPGARRVLECLERKNSAEIMDLIGRRHTRTHPSVLKVAGLHRAEDFVFFDIETLGLFSRPIILFGIGFIRCGEFHVRQYLLRDIAEEPAALTATCEHLSGAQSAVVTFNGKSFDLPYLSDRLAYYGMEPLPRIPHFDVLHFSRRRWKDQYPSLRLTALEREVFGICRKDDLPGQMVPEFFETYLRTGNCGPLVPVIEHNRQDVISLAHLFFHLYGESDACQ encoded by the coding sequence ATGGTACATTCTCCTCTCGACAGTGAATCATTCAGAAAGGGGATTACCAAAGACATCTCGCTTGTTCATGGAATCGGCCCCTCTGTCAGGAGGCGGTTGAACGAACGGGGCTTTTATCAGATCAGCGACCTGCTGGAACACCCGAAATTCCGCCCGGGTGCACGCCGCGTGCTTGAATGTCTTGAACGGAAAAACTCCGCAGAAATTATGGATCTTATCGGCCGCAGGCATACCCGCACCCATCCCTCGGTCTTAAAAGTTGCCGGCCTTCATAGAGCTGAAGATTTTGTTTTTTTCGATATCGAGACTCTCGGGCTCTTCTCCCGCCCCATCATCCTTTTTGGTATCGGTTTCATCAGGTGCGGGGAATTTCACGTCAGACAGTACCTGCTCCGCGATATTGCTGAAGAACCAGCCGCACTTACCGCTACCTGCGAGCATCTGTCCGGTGCACAATCTGCTGTTGTCACCTTCAATGGAAAGTCCTTCGATCTCCCCTATCTCTCCGATCGTCTTGCCTATTATGGTATGGAACCCCTGCCCCGGATCCCCCATTTCGATGTACTCCACTTCAGCAGGAGGAGATGGAAGGACCAGTATCCATCCCTCCGCCTCACTGCCCTTGAACGTGAAGTGTTTGGGATCTGCCGCAAGGATGATCTTCCCGGGCAGATGGTGCCTGAGTTCTTTGAAACATACCTGAGGACCGGTAATTGCGGACCGCTGGTTCCTGTCATAGAACATAACAGGCAGGATGTCATCTCTCTTGCCCACCTATTCTTCCATTTGTACGGAGAGTCTGATGCCTGTCAGTGA
- a CDS encoding site-specific DNA-methyltransferase, with amino-acid sequence MGKARVRGGSKDAKEEISVRESERLCEYINRIICGDAQTVLSLIPDESIDLVITSPPYNFGHEYAGDLHDDTHEWNAYFEKLRGVWEECNRVLKPGGRMAVNIQPLFSDYIPTHHIISRQLASLGLLWKAEFLWEKNNYNAKFTAWGSWKSPSMPYIKYTWEFIEVFDKITHKKSGKRENIDITADEFKEWVKGRWSFPPETRMKDYSHPAMFPEELPRRLMKLFSYKGDIILDPFNGAGTTSLVAWKSGRRFIGIDNSRQYCDMAMNRLESASSETGFTSDYPAPALISLKKT; translated from the coding sequence GTGGGGAAGGCACGTGTACGGGGTGGCTCGAAAGATGCCAAGGAAGAGATTTCTGTGCGGGAATCGGAACGGCTTTGCGAGTATATCAACCGCATCATCTGCGGGGACGCACAAACGGTTCTCTCTCTTATTCCGGATGAGAGTATTGATCTTGTCATCACCTCCCCTCCGTATAATTTTGGCCATGAGTATGCGGGAGACCTCCACGATGACACGCACGAATGGAATGCATATTTTGAGAAACTCCGGGGTGTGTGGGAGGAATGTAACCGGGTCCTCAAACCCGGTGGACGGATGGCTGTTAACATCCAGCCGCTCTTCTCGGATTACATCCCAACGCATCACATAATCTCCCGGCAACTCGCGAGCCTTGGTCTTCTCTGGAAAGCGGAATTTCTTTGGGAGAAGAATAACTACAATGCAAAATTCACGGCGTGGGGGAGCTGGAAATCTCCCTCAATGCCTTACATAAAATACACCTGGGAATTCATCGAAGTTTTTGATAAAATCACTCACAAGAAGTCCGGGAAACGCGAGAATATTGACATCACTGCCGATGAGTTTAAGGAATGGGTTAAAGGACGATGGTCGTTTCCTCCTGAGACCCGGATGAAAGATTACAGCCACCCTGCTATGTTTCCGGAAGAACTTCCCCGGCGTCTCATGAAACTGTTCTCGTACAAAGGGGACATCATTCTCGATCCCTTCAACGGTGCTGGAACAACCTCCCTTGTTGCATGGAAGTCCGGCAGGCGTTTCATAGGCATTGACAACTCCCGTCAGTATTGTGATATGGCCATGAACCGTCTCGAATCAGCATCGTCCGAAACCGGATTTACGAGCGATTATCCGGCTCCGGCACTTATCTCCCTGAAAAAAACATAA
- a CDS encoding TIGR01458 family HAD-type hydrolase: MTGFKGFLIDLDGVMYVGNTAIPGATTAIEYLKDEQFQFRFISNTTRKCRATIVRNLAAMGLAIPENYIFTPPMAAITHMKNAGKEQYYLLTTGDAEKDFDPRYRCFPPTVPDCVVVGDAGEKITYDTLNTAFRFLMDGAELVALEKDRYWMDRDGLSLSAGPLVAALEFASGKAATVMGKPSAAFFSLALQDMGLLPNQVAMIGDDIITDIGGAKLAGMSGILVRTGKYRRESADSAAIKPDYIIDSIAQIREIR, from the coding sequence GTGACCGGTTTTAAGGGTTTTCTCATTGATCTCGACGGGGTCATGTACGTGGGAAACACGGCAATACCTGGCGCCACGACCGCAATTGAATACCTCAAAGATGAACAGTTCCAGTTCCGGTTTATATCCAACACTACCCGGAAATGCCGCGCTACCATCGTCCGTAACCTTGCGGCAATGGGACTCGCAATTCCGGAAAACTACATCTTCACCCCGCCGATGGCAGCAATTACTCATATGAAAAATGCGGGAAAAGAACAGTATTACCTCCTCACAACCGGTGATGCGGAGAAAGACTTTGATCCTCGATACCGGTGCTTCCCCCCGACTGTGCCAGACTGTGTTGTTGTAGGTGATGCCGGTGAAAAAATAACATATGACACACTCAATACTGCATTCAGATTTCTCATGGATGGTGCGGAACTCGTTGCCCTGGAAAAAGATCGTTACTGGATGGACAGGGACGGATTGTCCCTTTCTGCAGGGCCACTGGTTGCAGCCCTTGAATTTGCATCGGGGAAAGCCGCTACTGTGATGGGTAAACCATCGGCTGCTTTTTTCTCACTTGCTCTGCAGGATATGGGGCTTTTACCGAACCAGGTCGCAATGATTGGGGATGATATCATCACGGATATCGGAGGGGCAAAATTGGCCGGGATGTCAGGTATTCTGGTAAGGACCGGTAAATACCGCAGGGAATCGGCAGACTCCGCAGCCATTAAACCTGACTATATCATAGACTCGATTGCACAAATCAGGGAAATACGGTAA
- a CDS encoding ABC transporter ATP-binding protein — protein MLQIKNLHVKVGDKEVLHDISLHIEEGETHVLLGPNGSGKTTLLMTIMGFSNYTITKGQILFRGEDVTAMHAHERAQRGIGMMFQRPPTISGLKLGKMLRAISKTKEEDIPALATSVHMDRFLERDINKGFSGGEIKRSEVLQLMIQNPDFVMLDEPESGVDLENISLIGTTIGALLEKDKHHAKRKKSGLVITHTGYILDYIDADKGHVMCDGQIRCHGNPREILKDIKQRGYKECLECRHQ, from the coding sequence ATGCTGCAGATTAAAAATTTGCATGTGAAGGTCGGCGACAAAGAGGTGTTGCACGATATCAGCCTCCATATAGAGGAGGGCGAGACCCATGTGCTACTCGGACCGAACGGATCGGGTAAGACAACGCTCCTGATGACGATCATGGGCTTTTCTAACTACACGATCACCAAGGGACAGATCCTTTTCCGCGGGGAGGACGTGACCGCTATGCACGCCCATGAGCGGGCACAAAGAGGAATCGGCATGATGTTCCAGCGCCCCCCGACCATATCCGGTCTTAAACTCGGGAAGATGCTCAGGGCGATCTCAAAAACCAAAGAGGAGGATATCCCCGCTCTCGCCACTTCCGTCCATATGGACCGGTTCCTGGAGAGAGATATCAACAAGGGATTCTCCGGAGGGGAGATCAAGCGCAGCGAAGTGCTGCAGCTGATGATCCAGAACCCGGACTTCGTCATGCTCGACGAGCCTGAGAGCGGAGTCGACCTGGAGAACATCTCCCTCATCGGCACAACCATCGGAGCCCTTCTTGAGAAGGACAAGCACCATGCAAAGAGGAAAAAGAGTGGTCTTGTCATCACCCACACGGGGTATATCTTGGATTATATCGATGCTGACAAAGGCCATGTGATGTGTGACGGGCAGATCCGGTGCCACGGCAATCCCCGTGAGATCCTGAAAGATATCAAACAGCGCGGTTACAAGGAGTGTCTTGAATGTCGTCACCAGTAA
- a CDS encoding DEAD/DEAH box helicase: MPVSEVIRLFSENPMYRERAVHIETTPPKEPKYGLLDRPLSPALQSYMEQNGIRLYSHQCEAVNHIRAGRNVIITTPTASGKTLAFNIPVFEELEVDPLARALYLYPTKALANDQLATLEQMEKYCGISAKPALYDGDTPQSKRAAIRENARIIVSNPHELHQVLSWHAKWRSFFLGLRYIVIDEAHRYRGVFGSHIAFLVRRLQRICRYYGSAPQFVLSTATLANPLEFAGDLTGQPFVLVDKDGSPSGMKNFVLYNPFFNGIGERSTHQETKDLLISCVKNQVQTLCFTGSRKMAELVTVWAREDARRSSEHLAESISVYRAGFLPEERRGIERLAKAGTLMGIVSTNALELGIDIGSLDAVIISGYPGTMMSARQQAGRAGRSKKESLAILVAQANPLDQYFMNHPEEFFSRSHEHAIIDIHNPYILSGHILCAAAELPLQEISDERFFPFPFVEHLDELAASDLLTRTSRGWVYSGRGRAADAVRLDGIPGETFRILFQGKLLETMSREQAYREAHTGAVMLHQGITYLVKDMDLTSHNIRVVEADVDYYTQPLKEVNLSVISVLEKRTIQGAECAFGDVEVTERYTGYKIKRGDTIIAVESLSLPPLTFRTKAFWFVAPADLEAELLAETLDFAGGLHGAEHAIIALMPLYVVCDRWDIGGLSCPAYGEEGKPTVFVYDAFEGGIGLAEKAYEILPALFSSTFELVRDCRCTDGCPTCIYSPKCGNDNQPLDKGAALRILEKLVPPQEDKTVGFPTEPDKTVEASAVSG, translated from the coding sequence ATGCCTGTCAGTGAAGTTATCCGGCTTTTCAGCGAAAATCCTATGTACAGGGAACGGGCAGTCCACATCGAGACAACTCCTCCCAAAGAACCAAAATACGGTCTCCTGGACCGGCCACTTTCTCCTGCTCTTCAGTCATACATGGAGCAGAACGGGATTCGACTGTATTCCCACCAGTGTGAGGCTGTTAATCATATCCGTGCCGGCAGGAACGTGATAATTACCACTCCTACGGCGAGCGGCAAGACCCTTGCATTCAATATCCCCGTATTTGAAGAGCTGGAAGTGGATCCCCTGGCCCGTGCGCTGTATCTGTACCCGACCAAAGCCCTGGCAAACGATCAGCTTGCTACCCTTGAACAGATGGAAAAATATTGTGGAATTAGTGCAAAACCTGCTCTCTACGATGGCGATACTCCCCAGTCAAAGCGGGCTGCAATACGGGAGAATGCCCGGATTATCGTCTCGAACCCCCACGAACTCCATCAGGTGCTCTCCTGGCATGCAAAATGGCGTTCGTTCTTTTTGGGACTCAGGTACATTGTCATCGATGAAGCGCACCGGTACCGCGGGGTTTTTGGATCCCATATTGCCTTTCTGGTCCGGAGACTCCAGCGTATCTGCAGGTATTACGGGTCCGCCCCGCAGTTCGTTCTTTCGACTGCAACCCTGGCAAATCCCCTGGAATTTGCCGGAGATCTTACCGGCCAGCCGTTTGTTCTTGTTGACAAGGATGGATCCCCCTCTGGAATGAAGAACTTCGTCCTCTACAATCCTTTTTTCAATGGTATTGGGGAACGGTCCACGCACCAGGAGACAAAGGATCTCCTCATATCCTGCGTAAAAAACCAGGTCCAGACCCTCTGTTTTACCGGCTCCAGGAAAATGGCAGAGCTCGTCACGGTATGGGCCCGGGAGGATGCCCGGCGTTCATCTGAGCATCTTGCAGAATCCATATCTGTCTATCGTGCCGGTTTCCTACCTGAAGAGCGCAGAGGGATTGAACGGCTGGCAAAGGCCGGGACACTCATGGGTATTGTCTCCACAAATGCACTCGAACTCGGGATTGACATCGGATCTCTCGATGCCGTAATTATAAGTGGCTATCCCGGAACCATGATGTCCGCCCGGCAGCAGGCCGGCCGGGCGGGGAGGAGCAAAAAGGAATCCCTTGCGATCCTCGTTGCTCAGGCAAACCCGCTTGACCAGTATTTCATGAACCACCCGGAAGAATTTTTCTCGCGTTCCCATGAACATGCGATCATCGATATTCATAATCCCTATATCCTATCAGGGCATATTCTCTGCGCTGCAGCGGAGCTGCCTCTTCAGGAGATATCCGATGAACGCTTTTTTCCCTTTCCCTTTGTTGAACATCTTGACGAACTGGCAGCAAGTGATCTCCTGACCAGGACTTCTCGCGGATGGGTTTACTCCGGGAGGGGAAGGGCTGCGGATGCCGTCAGGCTCGATGGCATTCCCGGTGAGACGTTCCGGATCCTCTTCCAGGGAAAACTGCTGGAGACCATGAGTCGGGAACAGGCATATCGTGAAGCTCACACGGGTGCAGTAATGCTGCATCAGGGTATCACATATCTGGTCAAAGACATGGATCTCACATCCCACAATATCCGGGTTGTGGAAGCGGATGTGGATTACTACACCCAGCCCTTAAAAGAGGTGAATCTCTCGGTAATTAGCGTTCTTGAAAAGAGAACGATCCAGGGAGCAGAGTGCGCATTCGGCGACGTTGAAGTGACCGAACGCTATACCGGATATAAGATAAAACGAGGGGACACTATCATCGCAGTCGAATCCCTTTCCCTGCCCCCCCTTACGTTCCGGACAAAAGCCTTCTGGTTTGTTGCACCGGCAGATCTTGAGGCAGAACTTCTTGCTGAGACTCTTGACTTTGCGGGGGGTCTCCACGGCGCAGAACATGCGATCATCGCCCTCATGCCCCTCTACGTGGTTTGCGATCGCTGGGATATCGGGGGGCTTTCGTGTCCGGCATATGGTGAGGAGGGAAAACCGACTGTATTTGTCTATGATGCGTTTGAAGGTGGCATAGGTCTTGCAGAGAAAGCCTACGAGATCCTTCCTGCGCTCTTTTCAAGTACCTTTGAACTGGTCAGGGACTGCCGTTGCACAGATGGGTGCCCTACCTGCATCTACTCTCCCAAATGCGGGAACGACAACCAGCCGCTTGATAAAGGAGCAGCCCTACGGATCCTCGAAAAGCTGGTGCCTCCCCAAGAAGACAAAACTGTCGGATTCCCCACAGAACCGGATAAGACCGTAGAAGCTTCTGCTGTTTCCGGTTAA